The DNA window CGAGACCGACGCCGACGTCCTCCTCGAGGAGGTATCGGGACCGCTCATCACCGTCGGCGACGTCGTTACCTATCACATTCTCCAGGCCGGCCGTCACCCGGACGTCGCACTCGTCGACGAGCAGACGAAACGCCAGACCGTCGACGAAGAGATTCGCGAGGTCGTCACGGACGCGACGCACCTCGAGGCCATCAACCCACCCGCCGAGATTACCGCGGACGTCGTCGACGCCTTACTCGAGGGACTCGAGCGCGAGGAACCGACGACGATTCTGGTCGACGGCGAGGAGGATCTGGTTGTCTTGCCTGCGATTCTTGCGGCACCCGACGGCGCGAGCGTCGTCTACGGCCAACCCGACGAGGGAATGGTCCACGTCACCGTCACCGAGGACGTTCGCGAGGACGTTCGCGCGTTGCTCGAGCGCTTCAAAGGCGACGCGACGTGGCTGTGGGCTGCGCTCGACGCGTAAGGAACGATTTCTCAGGCGGCGTTATTCAACGACGGTGTGCTCGAGGACACCGATCCCCTCTATTTCGAGTTCGACGGTTGAGCCGTCCTCGAGCCACTGGCCGAGTTCTAATCCGCAGCCTTCACCGACCGTCCCGCTGCCGATGACGTCGCCGGGGGAGAGCGTCTCCGATTGGGAGATGTGTGCGATGATAGCCGCGAAGGAGTGGTACATCTCGTCGACGGTGCCCTCGGACCAGACCTCGCCATCGATACGGGCGGTCATCGGCGCCTCGAGCACGTCGATGTCGTCCGCGGGGACGACGTAGGGCCCGAGGCCGTTCGCGAAGTCCTTCCCCTTCGCCGGCCCCAGGCGAGCGGCCATCTCTTTGCCCTGCATGTCTCGAGCGCTGAAGTCGTTGAAAACGGTGTAGCCGGCGATATAGTCCTCGGCCTCGTCGGCCGGGATATCTCGCCCTCGCTTACCGATGACGGCTGCGATCTCGAGTTCGTAGTCCATGATCGACGAGTATTCGGGCCACTGAACGGTCGTATTCGGGGAGACGACGCTGTCGGCGTTGCCCTTGTAGTAGACCGGGATGTCGTACCAGACGTCGTCGATGTCGCCGTCCATGCTGTTCTGGACGTGTTCCTCGATGGCCATACAGTCTCGAAGTGAGTTCGGACGCGGCAGCGGGGAGAGCAGGTCGTACTCATCCGGTTCGTAGCGGATCTTCGCCCCGCCGGGACCGCGCTCGGCGTCGGTTTCGGACGCGTACTCGAGGGCGTCTCTGGCGTCCGCGAGAGCGTGGTCCCCGCGCTCGAGGAAGGCGATCATCTCCGGGGGGACACGGGCGTGTGCGAGGTCGATGGGTGCAGGTTCACCCTCGGCCTCGAGGCGGGCAGCGGTGGCGGCGGTGAGGTCGACGAGAGTTGCCTCCCCAGCGACGGCTGCGGGGCGTTCGCTGGCCTCGAGGACAGCACCGATTCGTTCGACGGGGCCGACGGGTGTCTCGACCTCGAAGGTCGCGAGCTTCACGGCTGCTCACCGCCAGTCTCGGAAGCCGTCTCATCGTCGCCGGTGTCGGCGCTCGAGTCATCCTCACCAGTGTCCGTATGGGTGGTATCGTGGGCCTCCGACTCGAGGAGAGCAACGGGGCGAACCCAGCCACCGCTTCCGTCTTCGATCGAAATCGGGAACGCGACGAGCGGGATATCGGTCTGCCGAGGCAGTCGATCGAGGTTCGCCATCTTCTCGATCTGGCAGTACTCCACGTCGCGGCCAGCGAAGTGCGCCGGCCACAGTTCGGCGTCGTCGCCGGATTCGGCGTAGCGCTCGCCCATCGCAGTGAACGGTTTGTCGAAGCCGTAGGCGTCGGTGCCGATCACCTTCACGCCCTGCTCGACGAGAAATTTCGTCCCCTCGCCGCTCATGCCGGGAAAGCGCGTGAGGTACTCGGGGGTGCCCCACAACTCGTCGGCTCCCGTCTGAATCAGAACGATCTCGCCGGGGGAGAGGTCGTGGTTCAGATCCGCGAGGGCGTCCTCGAGGTCGGCCACCGAAATCTCCTCGCCCGGGTTTTTCGAGCGGAAATCGAGCACGACCGCGTTTCCACGACACCACTCGAGGGGGACTTCGTCGATGGTTTTCGCCGGTTCCCCATCGACCTCGGGGCCGTAGTGCCAGGGGGCGTCCATGTGGGTTCCCGCGTGGGGGATCGCCTCGACGTCCTCCCAGGCGAGGCCCATCCCCTCGGGAAAGTCACTCGCATCGACGTCGTGGCCGAGGGTTCGAAGGTTCGCCGCGAGGCGTTCGGCGCCCGCCTCGTGATCGAAGGCCTCGATCGACGGCGGCGTCGGTTCGCTCGGCGAGCCGTCCTCGA is part of the Natronorubrum sediminis genome and encodes:
- a CDS encoding cyclase family protein, giving the protein MTSPLTAGDATLIDLSIGLEDGSPSEPTPPSIEAFDHEAGAERLAANLRTLGHDVDASDFPEGMGLAWEDVEAIPHAGTHMDAPWHYGPEVDGEPAKTIDEVPLEWCRGNAVVLDFRSKNPGEEISVADLEDALADLNHDLSPGEIVLIQTGADELWGTPEYLTRFPGMSGEGTKFLVEQGVKVIGTDAYGFDKPFTAMGERYAESGDDAELWPAHFAGRDVEYCQIEKMANLDRLPRQTDIPLVAFPISIEDGSGGWVRPVALLESEAHDTTHTDTGEDDSSADTGDDETASETGGEQP
- a CDS encoding fumarylacetoacetate hydrolase family protein: MKLATFEVETPVGPVERIGAVLEASERPAAVAGEATLVDLTAATAARLEAEGEPAPIDLAHARVPPEMIAFLERGDHALADARDALEYASETDAERGPGGAKIRYEPDEYDLLSPLPRPNSLRDCMAIEEHVQNSMDGDIDDVWYDIPVYYKGNADSVVSPNTTVQWPEYSSIMDYELEIAAVIGKRGRDIPADEAEDYIAGYTVFNDFSARDMQGKEMAARLGPAKGKDFANGLGPYVVPADDIDVLEAPMTARIDGEVWSEGTVDEMYHSFAAIIAHISQSETLSPGDVIGSGTVGEGCGLELGQWLEDGSTVELEIEGIGVLEHTVVE
- a CDS encoding GTP-dependent dephospho-CoA kinase family protein — protein: MSRDEHTSESAAADADDQRLVLPDELRHELKGPMGPIETDADVLLEEVSGPLITVGDVVTYHILQAGRHPDVALVDEQTKRQTVDEEIREVVTDATHLEAINPPAEITADVVDALLEGLEREEPTTILVDGEEDLVVLPAILAAPDGASVVYGQPDEGMVHVTVTEDVREDVRALLERFKGDATWLWAALDA